In a genomic window of Helianthus annuus cultivar XRQ/B chromosome 10, HanXRQr2.0-SUNRISE, whole genome shotgun sequence:
- the LOC110882317 gene encoding L10-interacting MYB domain-containing protein-like: MAQRKGRISWKQESVDKTFLEACIVEVTLHGREGSSLKQSSWKNVAEKLKTEHNFIADQKQMKNRYDYLKSKFAAWSKLKNKTGNVYNPVTNTFNLSEEEWQLEIKSNKYVEALRSAPLSFPELCVQLFEGSTSNGFDSWGPSSTLPHPSEEVFDHNLNGIEDVECGQMEPPTQGATEEASGRSKKREKRKDKATIDEVGDCITKVAKILIEKHNLSNDIDACMEKLETMGWGELDVKYQTALLLFGESADIRKVWLRLQPQSCELWVKNAGAKYGLIG; this comes from the exons ATGGCACAAAGAAAGGGTAGGATTAGTTGGAAGCAAGAGAGTGTTGACAAAACATTTCTTGAAGCATGTATTGTAGAAGTAACACTCCATGGCCGTGAAGGAAGCAGCCTTAAACAAAGCTCATGGAAGAATGTGGCGGAAAAGTTGAAAACTGAACACAATTTCATAGCGGATCAAAAACAAATGAAGAACCGCTATGATTATCTAAAATCAAAATTTGCTGCTTGGTCAAAGCTTAAGAACAAAACCGGCAACGTTTATAATCCTGTAACAAACACCTTTAACTTGTCAGAAGAAGAATGGCAACTAGAGATAAAG TCAAACAAATATGTAGAAGCTTTGAGAAGCGCGCCACTTTCTTTCCCCGAGCTTTGTGTTCAACTGTTTGAGGGATCTACTTCGAACGGCTTTGACAGCTGGGGGCCATCTTCTACACTTCCTCATCCTTCTGAGGAAGTTTTTGACCACAATTTAAATGGTATTGAGGATGTCGAGTGTGGTCAAATGGAACCCCCAACTCAAGGTGCTACTGAGGAGGCATCCGGTCGGTCTAAAAAAAGGGAGAAACGAAAAGATAAGGCAACAATAGATGAAGTTGGGGACTGCATTACTAAGGTGGCAAAGATATTGATAGAGAAACACAATCTTTCtaatgatattgatgcatgcatGGAGAAGTTGGAGACAATGGGATGGGGAGAGTTAGATGTGAAATATCAAACAGCACTTTTGCTTTTTGGTGAAAGCGCTGATATTAGGAAAGTGTGGTTACGACTTCAGCCGCAAAGTTGTGAGCTATGGGTCAAGAATGCTGGAGCAAAGTATGGATTGATCGGATAG